A stretch of Amycolatopsis balhimycina FH 1894 DNA encodes these proteins:
- a CDS encoding LacI family DNA-binding transcriptional regulator: MTTRSDNLEPTASRVTIARIAAETGVSVPTVSKVLNGRPDVAETTRARVEAVIGKYGYRRRADERSRRSRLLELMFHELESTWALEIIRGVECVARENGMAVVLAESSGRHTPGQSWLESVLARRPVGIVSVCSDFTGGQLAKLRARDIPLVVVDPAGAPGPETPSIGATNWQGGLTATRHLVELGHRRIAMIGGPEGVLCSRARIDGYRTALETAGLAFDPALVRRGDFHVRSGYRELASLLTLPDRPTAVFAGSDLQALGVYEAARDAGLRIPDDLSVVGFDDLPIARWLTPELTTVRQPLQEMAAAGARLAISLARGVDTESHRVELATSLVIRHSTAAPAHQGYRALTG, encoded by the coding sequence ATGACAACGAGGTCTGACAATCTCGAACCGACCGCGTCCCGGGTCACCATCGCCCGGATCGCCGCCGAGACCGGCGTTTCCGTGCCGACCGTGTCGAAAGTGTTGAACGGCCGTCCCGACGTCGCCGAAACCACCCGCGCCCGCGTCGAAGCGGTCATCGGTAAATACGGGTACCGCCGCCGGGCCGACGAACGGTCGCGCCGTTCTCGCCTGTTGGAACTTATGTTCCACGAGCTCGAAAGCACCTGGGCGCTGGAAATCATCCGCGGGGTCGAGTGCGTCGCCCGGGAAAACGGAATGGCGGTCGTCCTCGCGGAATCGTCGGGGCGGCACACCCCGGGCCAGAGCTGGCTGGAAAGCGTGCTCGCCCGGCGTCCGGTCGGCATCGTTTCGGTGTGCTCGGACTTCACCGGCGGGCAGCTGGCGAAACTGCGGGCCCGTGACATCCCGCTGGTCGTCGTCGACCCGGCGGGCGCTCCCGGGCCGGAGACGCCCTCGATCGGGGCCACGAACTGGCAGGGCGGGCTGACCGCCACCCGGCACCTCGTGGAGCTGGGCCACCGCCGGATCGCGATGATCGGCGGGCCGGAGGGCGTGCTGTGCAGCCGGGCCCGGATCGACGGTTACCGCACGGCGCTGGAGACGGCCGGGCTGGCGTTCGACCCGGCGCTGGTGCGCCGCGGCGACTTCCACGTCCGGTCCGGCTACCGGGAGCTGGCATCACTGCTCACCCTCCCCGACCGGCCGACGGCGGTGTTCGCCGGCAGCGACCTGCAGGCACTCGGCGTGTACGAGGCCGCGCGCGACGCGGGGCTGCGCATCCCGGACGACCTTTCGGTGGTGGGTTTCGACGACCTGCCGATCGCCCGCTGGCTGACCCCGGAACTGACGACGGTCCGCCAGCCCCTGCAGGAGATGGCGGCGGCCGGCGCGCGGCTGGCGATCTCGCTGGCCCGCGGGGTCGACACGGAGAGCCACCGCGTGGAGCTGGCGACCAGCCTGGTGATCCGCCACAGCACGGCGGCGCCGGCCCACCAGGGCTACCGGGCGCTGACGGGCTGA